Genomic segment of Diceros bicornis minor isolate mBicDic1 chromosome 29, mDicBic1.mat.cur, whole genome shotgun sequence:
ATGTGTCCATAGAAGGTTTAATTCCAGGATTGGGACTAACTTGGAGCAGTGGTTAATAGTATGGAGATTGATGAGTGACAGCTCTCTGTTTTGTGTGATACAGGACAAGCCATGTTACCTCTCTAGGCATTAATGTCCCATTTGTAGAATGGAAAAAACACATATAGCAGGCAGGATTGTCCTGATAATCAAATGAAGTAATTCATCAAGAACTCAAGTAAATCACAGGACTCCTCTGGGTCCAGTCACATCTCTCACAGAGCATCAGAGGAGATGCAATCCATGATCCAGAGAAACACTCACAAAAAATTCTCTTTTCCCCAATTCCAATTTTTATAACATATATCTTACCTCTAAGTCTCTCTTTTTTGGTATCCTACCCCATCTCCAAATTTTCCCTAATATTCCGAAGGATAAGTACATTCCATCCATCTCTCTATACTTTCACCTCCATATACTACTCTCTCAACCTGCCACAAGTTTGTCAATTCTATGTCACAAAAACACCAGAACTGaacctagaaaaataaaatcatattatcaTAAAATTTTGTGAAGGGAGAAAAACTAAGAGAGTACAGATAAAATTATCTTTATGGATTGAAAGAACATGGATAAGGCTTGGAATACACACTCGTGCATAAGGTTGCCCCATTACCCTTGTAATGTGTTCAGCGTTATTTCTGGTGCATAGTACATTCCCAATAAATAGAGGCAGctattcttgtatttttattttggcaataataatggtgatgatgttctttattattttcaaaggaCAAGGCACATAAGGCACCACATAAAATGTAGCCATTATTGTTCATTGATATTATTGATAGATATTATTCATTGTTGATATTATTCCACACTGAAAGTTTTAGGAATCTCAAAAGGTTTGTTACTGAGTTTCATTTCTAGGTCTACCATCCAACCCTTCCTTAACTCTTACCCATGATAACAGTGCTTCTTTACTCTTTTCTCCCTATCTGCAGGTTATAACTGTCAGCACTGGACCCCTACCACCAGCAGTGAGTGTTCAAAACGGTGAAAATCCATTGCCCACTGGACCCTTACTCCCCAGAGTGCATTCTTCAGGAGAGAAAGCACCAATACCCCCTTCCTAAGTGCCAGCCAAAGCCTCAGAGTAGCCCCTAATCCACTCAAGGTCTTGCTCTAAGTTAAGATAGAAGCCAAAATTTCAAGAAATAGCTTCTGCGCCACATTGCTTCAGGATGGGACTCGATTGTTTTTcctatgttcttttttctcaactcCAGTGACTTCTATATTCTGTCCAGAATCTTCCACATCTCTGTCCCTCATCCTTAGCTCCATAGGTAAGAACCTGTTTTCTGGGACCTATGAAACTTCAACCTGCATGGTCTGGTCCCTGCTAACCACCCAGTCTCAGCCTGTCCCCTCACTCTCGCCCTAACTCTCTAAACTTTGGCCATATGAGACACTTGTCTATTCTAGTGTCCTAACCTCTGTCTGGCCTTTATATTAGCTCTTCCTGGAGATCAGCTATGCCTGGCACCTTACTGCctttcaaatctcagctcaatCATCACCTTCTCTGAAAGACTTTCCTAGATCTCCTTATATGAAGTGGCACTTCTGAATACATACCTGGCCCACAGGTTTTCTCTATCATATCATCATTTCTTTCATGGAGCTTACTACTATTTGTTTTATTCGCTCTTTATGTGTTTGTCACCTTGGAGCTGAGTACCTAGACAGCATTCACTTGATATTTATTGCTTGAATGAATTGATGAATGTAACAATCTCTGTGTATGTCCACATTTGTGGATTCTATTTGAACATTCAGaaaatcattctgcatcttagtCGTGAGTTTGATTCTTGCCCTGTCTCCTCATCTTACTGAGATGGGGGTCTGAGGGCTCCTGAGTCTCCAGGAACCTACTACAGGGGCTTGATTTATGTCATGAAACCTGTCTTACCCTAGCCctgaagatttattttaaaaaatagagtctATGAGTCTTTTTCATGCTTATGTCATGATTCAGGTAAGGCATCCCTGACACTTAATCCTACCTTTTGAGTCTGTAGTTATGGGATATAAACTGGTGTCCTGTAATTTGAATTCTGCCTTCAGGCATTCTGTGTTTTGTGAGTCAAGACACTGCAAACTTTTTATGTGCTTTAGACAGGATGCATACTCTCCACTTCCTCATTGCTCCACCCTGATCAACCCAACTATTTATGTAACATGCCTAGCTCCTGCAAGCTTTTAAATACGTAACATGTGCCATAAACCAAGTCACTCCATGACTGATGATGTCATTTTTCTCTAGATGCATTCAAGATTTAttcatctttgatttttaaaagtttgattatgatgtgtctgagcatggttttctttgagtttatatTGTTTTGGATTTTTCTAAGCTTCCTGAATctgaaaatgtatgttttcaagAAATTTGGGGAAGTTTCAGCTGCTTTTCTTCAACTTTTTTCCTGCATTaatctatttctctcattctgGTCTTCCAATGAAATGATAATTCCCGAGTCCCTGAGACTCTGTTGATTTTTCTATCgatgtttttcctctttatttttcagatttaataatttctttttttttttttttttgtgaggaagatcagccctgagctaacatcatgccaatccccctctttttgctgaggacaactggccctgagctaacatctgtgccaatcttcctccattttatatgggacgccgccacagcatggcctgacaagcagtgcgtcggtgcgcgcccgggatctgaacccaggctgccaacagcggagcgcacgcacttaagtgCTACGCCGCGGGCCTGGCCACaataatttctatttatatatctcCAAAATTACTGACCCATTTTTCTCTATCATCTCTACTCTGCCCGTCAAGTGAATTTTTTATCTCAGATACTGTATGTTTCCATTCTACAActtccatttgattcttcttttttatggtttctatttctctaCAGAGAACTGctatctttacatttatttcaaatgtgctatctttacatttatttcaaGTGTGTTTACCTTCACCTCATGAAGCatagttataatagctgctttaaagtttGTGCctaataattccaacatctgggtcaCCTTGGAGTTTGCATCTGTAAATTGTCTTTCCCTTGAGGattggatatattttattttctggttccTTGTATGTCAAGTAATTTTGGTATACTATAGTATAATAGTAGTTAGTATATTCTGGCTAATATTAGTTAGTAATTCACTAACATTGTGCATGTTATGTTTGCATAGACTCTGGGTCCAGTTATCCTCTTgggaatgtttattttatttcttgtttttgtttattttagcaGGTAatcagctctctcctctcttgccCACAGGAGCCCCATTTTCTTAATTCCATTTCATCAGAAATATGGGATTTCTATTGTAAATTTATCTACCTATGCCCTCACTCCCTCCCACATAGCTCCATGACTAGGATGTGTCCTCAATAAatctattaagagaaaagagttaaaaaaatgagtaaaactttttttttaaatgttttatgtatattattgatttttttttaatttttgattgtggtaaaatacatataaaattaaccatttttaagtgtacagttcagtaagattaagtatattcacattgttgtgcaaccaatctccataACCTTTTAATCTTGCAGAAGTGAAACTGTATacccattaaaaaataatctccatttctccttccctgcagcccctgacaaccaccattctactttctgtctctatcaatttggctactctaggtacctcacataaTACTGTATGTggactcatacaatatttgtcttttcatgattggcttatttcacttagtataatgtcctcaaggttcatccatgttgtagcatgtgtcagaattcacttcctttttagggctaaatagtatttcattgtatgggtacgccacattttgtttatctgttcatctgtggATGGACACTTGGTTTGCCTCCATCTTTtggatattgtgagtaatgctgctatgaacatgggcatacaaatggaaagataccTATTTTTGAGCCAAAGAGATATTGTATCTCTGCCATTTCTTTGTTGTTGGGACTTGGGCAAAATTGactttctctgaacctcagttcctccatctgtaaaatggaactgGTAATACTTTCCTCTCAGGACTGTGTTGAGGGTGAGCTGGGTGCTGCAGGTGAAGTCCCAGCACACAGGCTAGCACGCAGTCAGTGCCCACAGAGGAGATGTGTGGAGGAGCGTTCGTGAAGTCCGAGCAGACAGGCTGGCACACGGTGCCCACAGAAGAGATGTGTGGAGGAGCGCTCGTGAAGTCCCAGCACACAGGCTGGCATGCAGTCAGTGCCCACAGAGATGTGTGGAGGTGCAGTCATGAAATCCCAGCACATAGGCTGGCACACAGTCAGTGCTCACAGAGGAGATGTGTGGAGGAGCGTTCATGAAGTCCCAGCACACGGGCTGGCACGCAATCGGTGCCCACAGAGGAGATGTGTGGAGGTGCAGTCATGAAATCCCAGCACATGGGCTGGCACGCAGTCAGTGCCCACAGAGGAGATGTGTGGAGGAGCGTTCATGAAGTCCCAGCACACGGGCTGGCACGCAGTCGGTGCCCACTGAGGAGATGTGTGGAGGTGCAGTCACCCTGCTCAGACCTCTGGACTATTGATTCTCATACCCTAAGCCCAGGATGACCATTTAGGTTGGTTTTTTATTCTGGGGCACTTTTGAGACAGAAAAGGGGGTTGAAATTAATATTTGTATGGGAGCAACTTGACTGTCCAGGAAGAACCAGGAGATGTAGTCACTAAAATCCACTCTTCAAAGATGTTAATGAAGCTGAGGCAGGTGTTACTCTCGCAGGGGAACAGTCTTGACCACTCAGCGGTAGCACATTCTCCTATGGTGAAGTCAGAAGACTTTGGGAGAACGCTGCCCCAGGGGACCACAGAGTGACTTTGCTTCTCTTCCTTTTACCAAAATGTGTACAAATTGTTTGTCTTTAGACACATTCGACTGAAAAGAGGTGATGTTTTTCCAGCTAAAATCATCCATCCAATGTGGAGGCACCTCCCTCTCTCTAACTCTGGCTAGACACAAAGGGGACACAGATGGGGCATCTTGGGACTGATTCACTGGACACTGAGGCTAAGGTGACAACTCTGGACCCAGCGCTCACAGCCATCCCAGCCAGAGATCATAATGaacccctctctttctttcttgctgtAGATGTGAGCCCTTTTCTGGTGCCCTTCACTCTCAACCTCACCATCACCAGCCTGTGCTACACAGAGGACATGGGACCCCTGGGATCTGAGCTATTCAACACCATAGAGAAGATCTTGAATCACCTGGTGAGGCCCCTCCAATGCCTGCTGTTGTCCTGCCCAGCCCCTTTGCCCGTCGGCTCACCTCCCTCTCTTTCATCCCCAGCTCATGCTGTTGTTCTAGAGCGGCAGTATTGGGCCCCTCTATTCCGGCTGCAGATTGACCTTGCTCAGGTGACAGCTCCAGAGCAGACATGCAGGCAGTGTGTGTGGGTGACCACGAGCTGGGCCCTGACATCCTGTGCCCACTATCCCAGGGACAGCTGACCACCAGCTCCTGCTCTGTCCCACATTGTGTTCCTGACTGGAGAATGCAGAATCCTCTTAGTCTTTCCTTCCCAGAAGGTTAGGTTGAACTTTTCAGAAAGATCTTTCTTCTTGAACTTGAGGAAACAATTAGTAATCATGTCAGTTTCATCACGATAGAACAGTAGTTTTTAACTAGGAGTGATTTTGCTCCACaagggatatttggcaatgtctggagacattttttgttgtcacagCTCAAGGATGAGGgttactactggcatctagtgagtgaggccagggatgctgctaaatatcctacaatgacGAGGACAGTCTTCCAGAGCTAAGAATTATCTGATCTGAAGTGTCCATGGTGCCAAGATTGAGAGACCTTTCTCTAGAGGATGAATACTTCTCTCTCCTGCTTTTGTCACATTTTGGCTAGTGATTGGCCTATCTGTAACACCTAGCAAGCCCTCCCTTCTCCTACTATCCACCAGCAATGACCAAATCCTGCTTTCTGATCTCTCAGAGGTGGACTTGAGATGCGTGCCCACCCCCAGAGGGATTACTAAGGGGTACAGCACAGTGGTTATGTGGTTTTATTTGGGGTCTGACAGGCCtatgttcaaatcctagctccccTACTTCAAGGTTGTGTGACCctgacaagttacttaatatctctGTGCTTTAGCCTCCTCACTTGTCAATCAGAAGAGTTTAATCTGCTTTTCTGCATAACAGATTTAGCCCACGATTCTGCTGGATAGCGATTTGGGCTGGATTCTGCTGAGAGATTCTCCTGCCTGGGCTGCTCAGCTGATCTCAGATGAGGTTCCTTCATCTGTACTACTACAGTAGTATAGCTGCTGGCTGGGGGACCTCGGGTCTCCTTCACGTGTTCTCATCCTCCATCATGCTAGCTTGGGCTCATTCACATGCTCAGAGTTCAAAGAGCAGCAAGAAATGGCAAGCCCTAATGCACATCTGCTTTCCAAACCTCTGCTTACATCATGTTTGCTAATGTCTAATGGCCAATgccagtcacatggccaagcccagaTTCAAGAGATGGGGAAATGGACTCCACTTCTGACTGAAgggaagaatttgtggacatttgTATGAGCACAGTGAAGATTAAAATGAAACGTGCTTAGCAAAGGACCTAACATATAGAGAACATGTGGTAAATTATTCATGACCCTTCTTAGACCCAGGTACTGAGAATGACTCCAGCATGTGGGGACCCCTACATGTGCACTTGGGTCATCTTACCCCTTGTGTGAATCTCTCGGTCATGGAACTTTTGTCTGAGGATGGAATGTCCTCAGCTCCAAAGATACTCACTGTTGTCCACCAGCCATGATGCCATGTCTTCCCCTTTCCACTGGTCCTGAGATTTTTCTGGCTCTAGGATACCACACagccccatccccacctccaccctaggCTGGCTGCTTGTCCTTGGTGTTGCCTTCAAAAAGTTCAGTCTCGCTCACTGCAAGGTCCATTCACACCAGGAACGTTGGCCCTCTTAATACATAATAAAAAAGGCTCCCTTTTATTGAGCACTAAGTGCAGTGAATTCTGTACTGTTACCTCATTTGATAGATAAAGAATATTAGGCACAGAGAGTTTGAGAGACTTACCCAGAGTCACTCAGAAattgagtggcagagctgggatttaagcaATTTAATGTTGCCTTCTTTGACTTTGCCAAATTCCCAGATTCCTTCTTCCCACCCCCTCTGTCATGCTTCTGTTGTTAGGGTGTGTGTTGCCTTAATATGATTGTCATTTTAAAGTTTAGCACAAATATCAACGTTTGGAGATGCTACATCTTCTGTGTTCAGGGACTTTGGCTGTCCTATTCATTTCCAGTGCTCCCCCAGCACCAAGGCCATTCCAGGCTGCCCACCAGTCCTCCTACTTtctctgtcccctgcctcagtgagGCTTTCCAGGGACCCCTGCCTGGAGTCCCCACCtccccatccctgtgtccctcccTGCCCAGGCCTGAGAAAGGTGGAACAGCCACTGGAGTTGATGCTGTCTGCCTTCACCTTCCTGACCCCATGGGCCCTAAGCTGGATAGCGAGAGAGAGAGGCTgttctgggagctgagccatgaaaCCCTTGGTGTCACCCAGATGGGCTCCTTCATCCTGGACAGGCATAGCCTCTGCATCAATGGTGAGCATCCTTTTAGTAAACACAAGTTGAAGCTGAGAATCTGCCCGCAGAAGGGATGTGGACTCTCCAGTTTGCCATGGGACCCATCCTATGTATCATCTTTCACCTGAGCCCTTGATGACTCAAGACCCCCATAGCCCTCCAGTTTGCAAATGCTTCTCTTCCCTTTGCATCTCTGCATCCAGGGCAGTGATTTCTATACTTGTCTAAGGGACAAAAGCCTTTCCCCAGACAGATGAAAGAGAATGTCCCTCTGTTTGAAGCTAACAGGAATTCAAGAGTCTGGCCATTCATCTTTCTCCCTGCCAACATCTCAAAATACCCTCTAGACCCTGAAAAGCACAGTTTGCAAACCCATGTTCTAGAAGTGTTGGTTTATTTATCTTCCTAAATTAATTGCAAGCCCATGAAGACAGAGACTAGGTCTTTGATTTCTCAGCCTTTTGGGAACATGATATAGTTGCTGCTCAATCAACTGTTGAGCTGTGTAGACTTGAAGTCTCAGTTGGTGTGGGCCTGGTGGGCCTCGGGCTATATCTTAGACATCCCTTCCCTGTTTGTATCCCAGTTCTGTCTCCTTTTCTCATTGTAGGTTACACCCATTGGACTTCAGCCTCCAGTCCCAGTGGTGAGTGCTCAGGGCCCTGATGACCATGTACTCCAGGGCCGTTGTGGGCAGCAACTGATCCCTCCATCCCTGGGCCTCAGTGGGAGAAGAAACCAGAGGACCTGACTGTCTCACTCACCCCCTCTACATTCAGTGGGTCGGACTGGACAAGAAAGATGCACACAGTGGCCTCCATGCACCACTTGGAGTCCCCATTCCTCACTTTGGACCTTTTTTCTTTAGCTACTGTGACCTCCATGCTCTTCCCATGGACTTCGGTGGTGTGATCCCTCTTCTCCAGCTCCACAGGTAGGTGACTTCTCTCTCCAGCTCCTTCTAGGAAGTCAAGGTATTCAGCCTCAGAGCTAGGACCTAAGAGTTGCAGAGAAAAGCTGCTGTGAGGGAACCTGGAACCACGGGcaccctctgctctgctctgctctcctccaGAGCAGAGGATGGGACCTCTTCATCTATTCAGTTCTGTTGACCTTAGACAATTTACTTACCCTCtcagtgtctcagtttcctcacctgcgaagtgggaataataatacttcATGAAGTcgttgtgaaggttaaatgaaaatgtatgtaaGAACACCTAGCACAGGAACCACAGGGAATTTAGTTCAACTGATAGTGATTGGGCACATGTGCTGTGCTGGGCAGAGGGGATAAGATGTTAAGTCAGGTGTGGTCCCTCCCCTCACCGAGTTTACAGTGTACTGAGAGAGACTGAAATTGAATGTGCAGTTACAGTTGATAATAGTTATAAAAGACAACCGTGTTATTCAGCAGTTACCTAATGTGCTAGGCCATGtactattatttttctaatttttaacttttcatttgaaGTAAATACAAATTCACAGGAAGTTTCAAAACAATAGTACAGAATTTCCTGTATGCTTCCCCCAGTTTCTCCCCAGTGGTTAACATCTTGCCTAACTATAGTGCAATATCATAACCAGGACATTAATTGGCATTGCTAAAATCCACAGACCTCAGATTTAAGATGTCACTAGTTTTATGTattctcatttgtgtgtgtgtctgtgtgtgtgtgcagttctATGCCATTTTATCACATGATAGATTTTTGTAACCACTGCCACAATCAAGGTACAAAACTGTTCCATCACCACAGAGACCTCCCACTTGCTGCTCTTTTATAGTCACACCCACCCAGCCAACCCCTGGCATTCACTCATCCGTTTTCCATCTTTCTAATGTTGTTGTTTTGAGAATattatatcaatggaatcatacaacatgcgACCTGTGGGGATTGGCTTTTAGCATAATGCCCATGAAATGTGCTAACTCCTTTAACAGACAGTCATGTAACCTTCACAATTTCCCTACAAAGTAGGATTCTCCCCATTTTGTGGTTGAAGAAATGGAGGTTCCGATAGGTTgagtaacattttatttattttattttttgttttgtgaggaagatcagccctgagctaatatctgatgccaatcctcctctttttgctgaggaagattggccctgagctaacatccgtgcccatcttcctctactttatatgggacgccaccacagaatggcttgacaagcagtgcatcggtgtgcgcccggtatccgaactggcgaaccccgggccaccgtggcggagcgcgcgcacttaacagcttgtgccaccaggccggtcccagtaacattttattttatattatccaTTATTATGGTCACATGGCAGGGCAGGGGCAGAGAGGGGATCTGATACCAAACCTGACTCACTAGCATGGCCATAACCATGGTAACCACAGCTCTGCACTGTGGTGTCTTTCTGGGAGTTAGGGGATGGGGTGGGAAGGGGTGAAGAAGTTGAGAGGAGGCCTTTAAGAACTGATGTTTGGCTCGTATTGAGAAAAATGTTTCATCGATTTTGAATGGGattgaattgatttttttcctttcttatctcCCAATGCATGAAATTGCACAAATCCTGTTACTTTTAACCTCAAAACTAGAGTCTGTCAGGGCCAGTCCGGACTCTCACCAGGGTCCAAGGCCTCAATCCCTGGCCACCTCCCTGGCCCATATGCAGACTCAGGGCCCCACAACCTGCTTCTTGACCCTGCTGCTgcgttttttaaatatttttgtattgtgGTAAAGTATGCATAACAtagaattgaccattttaaccatttttaagtgtggcattaattaattaattcagtggcattaaatacattcacaatgttgtgcagccatcaccactatcagtttccagaactttttcatcatcccaaacatcTGTCCCCTTAAACGCTAGATCCCCATAACCCTtacccccagcctctggtaacttCTATTCtacttttttgtctctatgaatttgcctattctaggtgccTCATGTAaggggaatcatacaatatttgtccttttgtgttggGTTTGTTTCataagcataatgttttcagggttcatccatgttgtatcataTATCtgaagttcattcctttttatggctgaatactattcttAGAAACTATTGCACATACACACCCAAATTACTTCTACTAATATCCTctttccctgaaaattaatacagagaacattcaAAAACATTTCTTGTGAGGCTGTGCGGGCTCTGAGGAAATCTTGTTGTTTCTCTAATAAGCCAAAGGCAGGCTTGGAGTTGCATCTCAGGGGACAGGTGACCTCAGGAGTTACCATTGGATTACAAAATTgttgggaaggtctcagcagcaACGGAATTTAGGCTCTGGT
This window contains:
- the LOC131394063 gene encoding mucin-16-like; this encodes MIVILKFSTNINVWRCYIFCVQGLWLSYSFPVLPQHQGHSRLPTSPPTFSVPCLSEAFQGPLPGVPTSPSLCPSLPRPEKGGTATGVDAVCLHLPDPMGPKLDSERERLFWELSHETLGVTQMGSFILDRHSLCINGYTHWTSASSPSATVTSMLFPWTSVV